A stretch of the Thermofilum adornatum genome encodes the following:
- a CDS encoding 50S ribosomal protein L44e, which translates to MKVPNVIRTYCPKCKTHTEHEVMLYKAGKRRTLAEGQRRYLRKQKGYGSKRKPEQKRTAKVTKKMVLKLRCKVCGYTYHKEGIRLKKLEIIEKVK; encoded by the coding sequence ATGAAAGTTCCCAACGTTATACGTACATACTGTCCTAAGTGCAAGACCCACACGGAGCACGAAGTAATGCTGTATAAGGCTGGGAAAAGGAGGACTCTTGCTGAGGGACAGAGGCGATATTTGAGGAAGCAGAAGGGGTATGGATCTAAGCGTAAGCCTGAGCAGAAGAGGACAGCGAAGGTAACCAAGAAAATGGTGCTGAAGCTGAGATGCAAGGTTTGCGGGTACACTTATCACAAGGAAGGTATACGCCTTAAGAAGCTCGAGATAATTGAGAAGGTGAAGTAG
- the tuf gene encoding translation elongation factor EF-1 subunit alpha, whose protein sequence is MSEKKPHLNLVVIGHIDHGKSTLMGRFLYEMGAVDPRLLQQYEEEAKKLGRETWKYAWVLDRLKEEREKGITIDLGFYKFETKKYFFTLIDAPGHRDFVKNMITGASQADVAMLVVSAKEGEFEAGISPAGQTREHVFLAKTMGVDQLVVAINKMDTVNYSQQRYEEIKNQLVKLLRMVGYKVDEIPFVPTSAWEGVNITKRTPEKTPWYNGPCLLEAFDMFKEPQRPIDKPLRIPIQDVYSIKGVGTVPVGRVETGVLRVNDKVIINPPKVVGEVKSIETHHTPLQEAIPGDNIGFNVKGVEKAQIRRGDVVGHTTNPPTVVEEFTGRIFVLFHPTAIAAGYTPVLHVHTATVPVTFEELLQKLDPRTGSVAEEKPQYIKQGDSAIVRFKPRKPVVIEKYSEFPPLGRFAVRDSGRTIAAGVVIDVKKAEGY, encoded by the coding sequence ATGTCGGAAAAGAAGCCCCACTTAAACCTAGTAGTGATTGGACACATAGACCATGGTAAGAGTACACTGATGGGTAGATTCCTATACGAAATGGGAGCAGTAGACCCTAGGTTGCTACAGCAGTACGAAGAAGAGGCCAAAAAGCTCGGCAGAGAGACCTGGAAATATGCATGGGTCCTTGACAGGCTGAAGGAGGAGCGTGAAAAGGGTATCACTATTGACCTTGGTTTCTACAAATTTGAGACCAAGAAGTACTTCTTTACACTGATTGACGCTCCCGGACACAGGGACTTCGTAAAGAACATGATCACTGGCGCAAGTCAGGCAGACGTCGCAATGCTTGTCGTGTCTGCAAAGGAGGGAGAGTTTGAAGCAGGCATCAGCCCTGCTGGTCAGACACGTGAACACGTGTTCCTCGCCAAGACGATGGGAGTAGACCAGCTGGTTGTTGCAATAAACAAGATGGACACTGTTAACTACAGCCAACAGAGGTATGAGGAGATTAAGAATCAGCTTGTAAAGCTCCTGAGGATGGTCGGATACAAAGTTGACGAGATACCCTTCGTGCCAACATCTGCCTGGGAGGGAGTAAACATAACTAAGAGGACTCCTGAGAAGACGCCTTGGTACAATGGTCCATGCCTACTCGAAGCGTTTGACATGTTCAAAGAGCCCCAGAGGCCCATCGACAAGCCGCTCAGGATTCCAATACAGGACGTCTACAGCATTAAAGGTGTAGGAACAGTCCCAGTTGGACGTGTAGAGACAGGTGTCCTCCGCGTCAACGACAAGGTTATCATTAACCCGCCCAAGGTAGTTGGCGAAGTAAAGTCTATCGAGACACACCACACACCGCTACAGGAAGCCATACCTGGAGACAACATTGGATTTAACGTTAAAGGCGTTGAGAAGGCTCAGATAAGGCGTGGAGACGTAGTTGGTCACACAACTAACCCACCAACCGTGGTCGAGGAGTTCACTGGACGTATATTTGTTCTATTCCACCCGACAGCTATAGCCGCGGGGTACACGCCAGTGCTCCACGTCCACACAGCAACAGTCCCAGTTACCTTTGAAGAGCTACTCCAAAAGCTAGACCCACGCACCGGTAGCGTTGCAGAGGAGAAGCCACAGTACATAAAACAGGGCGACTCTGCCATTGTACGCTTCAAGCCAAGAAAACCCGTCGTGATTGAGAAATACAGCGAGTTCCCACCGCTAGGCCGCTTCGCAGTGCGAGACTCTGGCAGGACAATCGCTGCTGGAGTAGTCATCGACGTCAAGAAGGCTGAAGGATACTAA
- the rpsJ gene encoding 30S ribosomal protein S10 — translation MPSKVRIRLSSTNIEDLNAVCEEIRQIAQRTGVKMRGPIPLPVQKLKVVTRRAPSGQGYETFDRFEMRIHKRLIDLDADERATRLLLRTRVPPSVRVEIEVI, via the coding sequence ATGCCGAGCAAGGTTCGTATCCGTCTCAGTAGCACAAACATAGAAGACTTGAACGCCGTATGCGAAGAGATACGGCAGATAGCGCAGAGGACTGGTGTAAAGATGAGGGGACCAATACCGCTACCCGTCCAAAAGCTTAAGGTGGTTACGCGTCGCGCACCCTCGGGGCAGGGCTATGAAACCTTTGACAGGTTCGAGATGCGTATCCACAAGCGACTGATAGACTTGGATGCGGACGAGAGGGCTACGAGGCTTCTGCTGAGAACCCGTGTTCCTCCATCTGTCAGGGTAGAAATAGAGGTAATTTAG
- a CDS encoding ZPR1 zinc finger domain-containing protein, giving the protein MEDITIYGKIIDEYETECPICIVGRMHVREVEYELPHIGKALIISKKCTRCGYKKNDIIPLNIKKHQRIYIRIEKTQDLYTKILRSPTATIYIPELGLELRPGIDAEMFITNIEGILHLFIDALKRIEILAQTDTSQAQEKIAQALDPGTSYTVIIDDPQGTSTVLDRPNSATQITIEYVE; this is encoded by the coding sequence ATGGAGGACATAACAATCTATGGAAAAATCATAGATGAGTACGAAACAGAGTGCCCCATATGTATTGTGGGCAGAATGCACGTAAGAGAAGTTGAATACGAGCTACCTCACATCGGAAAAGCATTGATAATCTCGAAAAAATGTACACGCTGTGGCTACAAGAAAAACGACATAATACCACTCAACATAAAGAAACACCAGCGGATATACATAAGGATAGAGAAAACCCAAGACCTCTACACAAAGATCCTAAGATCCCCAACAGCAACAATTTACATACCAGAACTAGGCCTCGAACTCAGGCCAGGAATAGATGCCGAAATGTTCATAACAAACATAGAAGGCATTTTACATCTCTTTATCGATGCACTCAAAAGAATAGAAATACTCGCACAGACCGACACCTCCCAGGCACAAGAAAAAATAGCACAAGCACTAGACCCAGGCACGTCCTACACAGTAATCATAGACGATCCACAAGGAACAAGCACAGTCCTAGACAGGCCAAACAGCGCCACACAGATAACCATTGAATATGTAGAATAA
- a CDS encoding Sjogren's syndrome/scleroderma autoantigen 1 family protein, whose amino-acid sequence MAKDEKELLSKMASLLKSGATMLDMMCPTCKVPLFKLKSGEVVCPKCGQRFVIVSSDEEESRVKADMVLSSLEQAAVQKINSLIMPLSTSETFEELTEIGRALITLLQVIQLSRQIRGAEKGVAEKGK is encoded by the coding sequence ATGGCGAAGGATGAAAAAGAGTTACTATCGAAGATGGCTTCTCTGTTAAAGTCTGGAGCAACAATGCTGGATATGATGTGTCCTACTTGCAAGGTTCCACTTTTCAAGCTGAAGTCTGGGGAAGTTGTTTGTCCCAAGTGTGGACAAAGATTTGTTATCGTGTCTAGCGACGAAGAGGAGAGCCGGGTCAAGGCTGACATGGTGCTGTCAAGCCTAGAGCAGGCCGCAGTACAGAAGATTAATTCTCTGATCATGCCATTGTCGACTTCTGAGACCTTTGAAGAGCTGACGGAGATTGGTCGGGCCCTAATAACATTGTTGCAGGTTATACAGCTTTCACGTCAGATTAGGGGAGCTGAGAAGGGTGTGGCAGAGAAGGGGAAATAG
- a CDS encoding nucleotidyltransferase domain-containing protein produces the protein MWQRRGNSERYVIYSEEHWEILNALRRRAVEVLTCLEALRPEPCVVGSVARGDVHKDSDIDIFFEEEVAPSIVLTRMDICRLELLWYEVIWASPSTAVKLVFQLEFNVKITVPLSPLTPAEKEFPLYAGRVFLADIRRGQRVPGVNKFLQFIQPTREGHIEWYIVGREEEVARRLGVSLATVLERKHFRLKRLREGKSGFIVHGKFDPSYPVEKAVRELAEKNSLLRRKISDKFL, from the coding sequence GTGTGGCAGAGAAGGGGAAATAGCGAGAGATATGTGATTTATAGCGAGGAGCATTGGGAAATCCTCAATGCGTTGCGTAGGAGAGCAGTGGAGGTCTTGACATGTCTTGAGGCTCTGCGACCGGAGCCATGTGTGGTTGGAAGTGTGGCTAGGGGCGATGTTCACAAGGATAGCGACATAGATATATTCTTTGAGGAAGAAGTGGCCCCCTCCATTGTATTGACTAGGATGGACATTTGTAGACTGGAGCTGTTATGGTACGAGGTTATTTGGGCGAGTCCATCTACGGCTGTGAAGCTTGTTTTCCAGCTAGAATTCAATGTAAAGATTACAGTTCCTTTGAGCCCTTTAACGCCAGCCGAGAAAGAGTTTCCTCTATATGCTGGTAGGGTGTTTCTAGCAGATATACGGAGGGGTCAGAGGGTTCCCGGGGTTAACAAGTTTCTTCAATTTATCCAGCCGACGAGGGAGGGCCACATCGAGTGGTATATTGTTGGACGGGAAGAAGAGGTTGCCAGGAGGCTTGGCGTTTCTCTTGCGACGGTGCTTGAGAGGAAGCATTTCCGTCTAAAAAGGTTGAGGGAGGGTAAAAGCGGCTTTATTGTGCATGGAAAATTTGACCCAAGTTATCCGGTAGAGAAGGCTGTGCGGGAGCTTGCAGAGAAAAATTCGCTTCTGCGGAGAAAAATTTCGGATAAATTTTTATGA
- a CDS encoding DEAD/DEAH box helicase — protein sequence MTTNYGGLTAPNISFFKRRGLSEEEFQEFLRLAREIANYNPEEKSWSISPEKLERKDKGEVARILARLKRLSTLGDREVSLVLSMLDDFKQKARIGPDLRLLGIPGSLLDKLAGDSELGEAVVFDGGSLRLKSVMFVQKVVELLREKYGLEVDFDRGLLKVEVRRENGELVWKLSYLDKLLFSKVSELGTLKYYIEKAVLSGEGEFEGTELVERRIRVVRVDWHKKEFFTPVALLDKFEKFFHDIGFSVTRVFEERSPISITMQRNFSLLPHQEEVYRLWSRKRRGTVAIFTRGGKSFIALQAIHDLRLPTIVFVTTKELLETWITYFEKYLGIPRSFIGVLGAGEQKIRDITVATYASATKYIDSLRSRFELAIFDEAHHVPASTFKQVALQIDALYRLALSATPERRDRNEALLFELCGELLYKLTYEDLVSLKVVAPIEVMDAFFVEGPKEKIKKLLDLLERHKNGKIIIFTQYLQTANELFEVLRQKGYKAELITGETPEAKRENSFRNFVDGRSNIIVTTTVLDEGITVPDADVAVIYEGTGEGRQMIQRIGRVLGYLPGKTAKIYEIIDVTNPREKSAYRRRSWVLELYRTRNLEEIVRAVKEGREDKIKPSYQYHLDSF from the coding sequence ATGACGACTAACTATGGGGGGCTGACTGCGCCCAATATTTCCTTTTTTAAGAGGAGGGGGTTGTCCGAGGAGGAGTTCCAGGAATTTTTGAGGCTGGCAAGGGAGATTGCCAATTATAACCCAGAGGAAAAAAGCTGGTCTATTTCTCCTGAAAAACTGGAGAGAAAGGATAAGGGGGAAGTGGCAAGAATTCTGGCTAGGCTTAAAAGACTATCTACTCTTGGGGATAGGGAAGTGTCCCTTGTATTGTCCATGTTGGATGACTTTAAACAGAAGGCTAGGATTGGTCCTGACTTGAGGCTTCTGGGTATTCCTGGAAGCCTGTTAGACAAGCTAGCGGGTGACAGTGAGCTAGGAGAGGCCGTGGTATTTGATGGCGGGAGTCTAAGGCTGAAGTCTGTGATGTTTGTCCAAAAGGTGGTGGAGCTTCTCCGTGAGAAGTACGGCTTAGAGGTGGATTTTGACAGGGGTCTTTTAAAGGTGGAGGTTAGAAGGGAAAATGGTGAACTTGTCTGGAAGCTTAGCTATTTGGACAAGTTGCTTTTTTCCAAGGTTTCCGAGCTTGGCACGCTTAAATATTACATTGAGAAAGCTGTTTTAAGCGGTGAGGGCGAGTTTGAGGGCACAGAGCTTGTAGAGAGGAGAATAAGGGTTGTCCGGGTAGACTGGCACAAGAAAGAGTTCTTTACCCCTGTTGCTCTTCTCGACAAATTTGAGAAGTTTTTCCATGATATTGGCTTTTCGGTGACAAGGGTTTTCGAGGAAAGGTCCCCTATCTCGATCACTATGCAACGTAATTTCTCTCTCTTGCCGCATCAGGAAGAGGTCTACAGGCTTTGGTCTAGGAAGCGTAGAGGCACTGTAGCCATTTTTACAAGGGGTGGAAAGTCTTTCATTGCTCTACAGGCAATCCATGATCTGCGTCTCCCAACTATTGTCTTTGTTACTACGAAAGAGCTGTTGGAGACGTGGATAACCTATTTTGAAAAGTATCTGGGTATTCCGCGTAGCTTTATTGGCGTGCTTGGTGCTGGCGAGCAAAAGATCCGGGATATAACTGTGGCGACATATGCAAGTGCTACTAAGTATATTGATTCGTTAAGGTCACGTTTTGAGCTAGCCATATTTGACGAGGCACACCACGTTCCAGCATCGACGTTTAAACAGGTCGCCCTACAAATAGATGCGCTGTATAGGCTTGCACTGTCCGCGACTCCTGAGCGTAGGGACAGAAACGAGGCTCTTCTCTTCGAGCTTTGCGGAGAACTGCTGTACAAGCTCACCTATGAGGATCTTGTATCTTTAAAGGTAGTGGCGCCAATCGAGGTTATGGACGCATTTTTTGTAGAGGGGCCAAAGGAGAAAATAAAAAAGCTTTTAGATTTGCTGGAGAGACACAAAAATGGGAAAATCATCATCTTTACACAGTATCTCCAGACAGCGAACGAACTTTTCGAAGTGCTGAGACAAAAAGGCTACAAGGCTGAACTTATAACAGGCGAGACTCCGGAAGCAAAGAGGGAAAATTCCTTCAGGAATTTTGTCGATGGAAGATCAAACATAATCGTAACTACTACTGTCCTTGACGAGGGAATAACTGTTCCAGACGCGGACGTAGCCGTTATATACGAGGGGACAGGTGAAGGCAGGCAGATGATTCAACGTATAGGGAGGGTTCTGGGCTATCTTCCCGGGAAAACCGCAAAAATCTACGAGATCATAGACGTGACAAATCCACGGGAAAAGTCAGCATATAGGCGTAGATCCTGGGTTCTCGAGCTGTACCGTACCAGGAACCTTGAGGAAATAGTTAGGGCGGTTAAGGAGGGGAGAGAAGACAAGATTAAGCCGAGTTACCAGTATCACCTAGACTCTTTCTGA
- a CDS encoding 30S ribosomal protein S3ae, protein MSSAKPRTKDKWSMKKWIRVLAPKYFGFANLGLIPADEPEKALGRTIEVSFYDITKDVSQLHIKLKFQIVKVDDGIALTQLKQMEITRDYIRSLVRRGTSRVDAIMDVQTKDGIKLRVMTMAVTLSRIKTSQKKAIRKIMFQIIEERASQLDFATFVQQVVLGTIATDIQMQAKKIYPIKKVEVYKLKVLTPTYEIPIAAPEKIVA, encoded by the coding sequence ATGAGTAGCGCGAAGCCAAGGACAAAGGACAAATGGTCAATGAAGAAATGGATCAGAGTCCTAGCGCCAAAGTACTTCGGGTTTGCTAATCTAGGACTTATACCAGCGGATGAGCCAGAAAAGGCTCTCGGGAGGACAATCGAGGTCAGCTTCTATGATATAACTAAGGACGTTTCCCAGCTCCACATAAAGCTAAAGTTCCAAATCGTCAAGGTAGACGATGGAATCGCATTAACACAGCTCAAGCAGATGGAAATCACGAGGGACTACATTAGGAGCCTTGTACGCAGGGGCACGAGCAGGGTAGACGCCATTATGGATGTCCAGACGAAGGACGGGATCAAACTACGCGTGATGACTATGGCTGTTACGCTTTCAAGGATAAAGACCTCACAGAAGAAGGCTATACGCAAAATAATGTTCCAGATTATTGAGGAAAGAGCCTCTCAGCTTGACTTTGCAACGTTTGTTCAGCAGGTTGTCCTGGGAACAATAGCCACGGATATACAGATGCAGGCCAAGAAGATTTATCCAATAAAGAAGGTGGAGGTCTACAAGCTGAAGGTCTTAACGCCAACCTATGAGATACCAATAGCTGCTCCAGAAAAGATAGTTGCGTAG
- a CDS encoding DHH family phosphoesterase, with amino-acid sequence MSLKDQLAKLEKILVNVNGEVTVTSHTNCDPDGAACSFLVAELIRKIGVPAKVCFPEGVSKVTKRTLDKVGINWEKECPVESNMFVLCDFSNPLLLQHLQNRLLQPESQLIIIDHHFPPGLLVEKAVLTFLENEPASTIIATKLLMERKAKISGPLASLAIAGILFDTKRLQYATIGTFQALSWLLSMNGDYKLAYDSISEEVVDRSEKIARLKGLLRSSVIDVCGYIVAYTEVSANEASVSRLLISAGADIAIAVGGKKELRASMRVSDELQRIGVDAGEIARIIAEKIGGEGGGHKGAAGINKATIEKGEKRLILSETLNYVSRKLCSKT; translated from the coding sequence ATGTCTCTGAAAGACCAGCTGGCAAAGCTTGAAAAGATTCTCGTAAATGTCAACGGAGAAGTCACTGTAACCTCTCATACTAACTGTGACCCAGACGGGGCCGCATGTAGCTTTCTAGTAGCCGAGCTAATTAGGAAAATAGGTGTCCCCGCAAAAGTCTGTTTTCCAGAGGGGGTAAGCAAAGTCACAAAAAGAACGCTGGATAAAGTTGGAATCAACTGGGAGAAAGAGTGCCCCGTAGAGTCTAACATGTTCGTTCTCTGCGACTTCTCTAACCCCCTCCTCTTACAGCATCTCCAGAACAGGCTCCTTCAACCAGAATCCCAGCTGATAATCATCGACCACCACTTTCCCCCTGGGCTACTTGTGGAAAAAGCTGTTTTGACATTCCTTGAAAATGAGCCTGCAAGTACTATTATAGCTACAAAGCTATTGATGGAGCGCAAAGCCAAGATATCTGGTCCGTTGGCGTCCCTGGCAATAGCTGGGATCCTCTTCGACACGAAGAGACTCCAGTATGCCACGATTGGAACCTTCCAGGCGCTTTCATGGCTCCTCAGCATGAACGGCGACTACAAGCTAGCCTACGATTCCATCTCTGAAGAAGTCGTCGATAGGTCAGAAAAAATTGCTCGACTAAAGGGGCTTCTCAGAAGCTCTGTTATCGATGTCTGTGGATACATTGTGGCGTATACTGAAGTCAGCGCAAATGAGGCAAGCGTCTCCAGGCTACTGATCAGTGCAGGCGCAGACATTGCTATTGCTGTGGGCGGAAAAAAAGAGCTCAGGGCAAGCATGAGGGTATCTGATGAGCTTCAAAGGATTGGAGTCGACGCTGGAGAAATTGCAAGAATCATAGCTGAAAAAATCGGCGGAGAGGGAGGCGGCCATAAAGGCGCTGCAGGCATAAACAAGGCTACAATAGAAAAAGGCGAAAAACGGCTAATACTCAGCGAAACATTGAACTATGTTTCTAGAAAACTATGCAGTAAAACCTAG
- a CDS encoding prefoldin subunit, translating to MAVDQSALAKYQQTLDELRGVSLTLQQYKARLLEIEKTLKTLEQSQSQFVYKAMGSLLIQTPKDEVVKELSSEKELLQLRIDEFSKREKLLRERLASLEKQLRSPATAGGAG from the coding sequence ATGGCTGTTGACCAATCTGCTTTGGCAAAATACCAGCAAACCCTAGATGAACTAAGAGGAGTCTCCCTCACACTCCAACAGTACAAGGCTAGACTCCTCGAGATCGAGAAGACCCTCAAAACCCTTGAACAATCGCAGTCACAATTTGTATACAAGGCTATGGGAAGCCTGCTTATCCAGACCCCTAAAGATGAAGTAGTAAAGGAGCTGAGTTCCGAGAAAGAGTTGCTCCAACTTAGGATAGACGAGTTTTCCAAGCGTGAAAAACTTCTCCGAGAAAGGCTTGCCTCTCTTGAGAAGCAGCTAAGATCGCCTGCAACGGCTGGAGGAGCAGGATAA
- a CDS encoding radical SAM protein, whose amino-acid sequence MARYFHEISSGIPLIGHIAFGIVDRGTNLLQVRPSSFCPLSCIFCSVNAGPKSTNRQTEFVVDAEYLVEWFKHVTRVKELEKAHAYIDAVGDPLTYRDIVKLVRLLRESGLAETIAIETHGALLNRRLVDQLDEAGLDRINLSVDSLDPELAKRLSDTPWLDVKRIVDVAEYIASSTKIDLLVAPVWVPGINDHEIPKIIEWALRIGAGKRVPPLGVQKYEAHKYGRRPPGVKPLSWSEFYRELSKWEEQFGVRLKLSPRDFGIRKAKQFPIAFQVGERTSVEVVYWGWLRGQWLGVARDRVVSIVGVLGEPPIGRKVKVRILRNKDNIYVGRIVL is encoded by the coding sequence ATGGCCAGATACTTCCATGAAATATCTTCTGGGATCCCTCTTATCGGACACATAGCTTTTGGAATAGTCGACAGAGGAACAAATCTTCTGCAAGTCAGACCCTCTTCTTTTTGTCCACTTTCCTGTATTTTTTGTAGCGTAAATGCAGGTCCAAAATCAACTAATAGGCAAACAGAGTTCGTGGTGGACGCAGAGTACCTAGTAGAGTGGTTTAAACATGTTACAAGGGTAAAGGAGCTTGAAAAAGCACACGCATATATCGATGCGGTAGGGGATCCATTGACGTACAGGGACATCGTTAAGCTTGTAAGACTTTTGAGAGAGTCGGGTTTAGCAGAGACAATCGCAATTGAGACCCATGGTGCCCTTCTAAACAGGCGACTGGTTGACCAGCTTGACGAGGCTGGCCTCGACAGAATCAATCTCTCTGTAGATTCGCTAGACCCAGAACTCGCAAAACGGCTCTCTGATACACCATGGCTCGATGTGAAGAGAATAGTGGATGTTGCAGAATATATTGCTTCATCTACGAAGATCGATCTGCTAGTTGCCCCCGTATGGGTGCCAGGCATAAATGACCATGAAATACCAAAGATAATTGAATGGGCACTAAGGATTGGCGCGGGGAAGAGAGTTCCGCCGCTTGGGGTACAAAAATATGAAGCCCACAAGTATGGTAGGCGCCCGCCCGGGGTCAAGCCTTTGAGTTGGAGCGAGTTCTATAGGGAGCTATCTAAGTGGGAAGAACAGTTCGGGGTTCGCCTAAAGTTATCGCCGAGGGACTTCGGCATTAGGAAGGCCAAACAGTTTCCAATAGCTTTCCAGGTAGGCGAAAGGACAAGTGTCGAAGTTGTTTATTGGGGATGGCTTAGGGGGCAGTGGCTCGGGGTTGCCCGTGATAGGGTTGTAAGCATTGTTGGTGTACTGGGCGAGCCGCCTATAGGAAGAAAGGTCAAGGTCAGGATCCTGCGAAACAAGGATAATATATATGTAGGAAGAATTGTTTTGTAG
- the hisS gene encoding histidine--tRNA ligase, with the protein MLLQSPRGTRDWLPEEAYVKRLVSEKIRKVFESYGYGEIITPAFEYLELLKAKAGEEVVNQIYYFKDKAGRELGLRFEMTTPIARIVASKPDLAKPIRFYYIQPVWRYEEPQRGRLREFWQAGIELFGVAGPEGDAEVVAVTYDALTESGVQEFEISVNDRRVVEDILLSNSVAQERLPDALRILDKLDKFGESYIIDEFEKIGVAREKSSQMLIKLKESRLDIELSTPEGKQGLDHLSRVVDLLKSVYGVNVKVDYSIVRGLGYYTGFVFEVKPKTSSDVGSIAGGGRYDDLVSTLGGPKLPATGMAIGVDRLLEVLKLQGKPTITYNEVDVYIIPLAKKQETVAKAVEIAKKLRREGLKVIVEGTDRSLAKALEYASKKGSRFVIIIGEKELSSGTLTIRDMKEWVEHKLQEEKALEMIINSRT; encoded by the coding sequence ATGTTACTTCAGTCGCCGAGGGGTACCAGGGACTGGCTTCCAGAGGAGGCTTACGTAAAAAGGCTGGTGTCAGAAAAGATAAGGAAGGTTTTTGAGAGCTATGGCTATGGCGAGATAATTACGCCGGCATTTGAGTACCTAGAACTCTTAAAGGCGAAGGCGGGGGAGGAAGTAGTAAATCAAATCTACTATTTCAAGGATAAGGCTGGCAGAGAGCTGGGACTAAGATTCGAGATGACTACGCCTATAGCGAGGATAGTTGCATCAAAGCCAGACCTGGCGAAGCCTATACGTTTCTACTATATTCAGCCTGTCTGGCGCTATGAGGAGCCACAGAGGGGCAGACTAAGAGAGTTTTGGCAAGCTGGGATAGAGCTTTTCGGGGTGGCTGGGCCGGAAGGTGACGCCGAAGTTGTTGCAGTGACGTACGACGCCCTGACGGAGAGCGGTGTCCAAGAGTTTGAGATAAGCGTCAATGATCGTAGGGTTGTCGAAGACATTTTATTGTCAAATAGTGTAGCACAAGAAAGACTACCCGACGCGCTCAGGATACTGGACAAGCTAGACAAATTTGGAGAGTCCTACATCATAGATGAGTTCGAAAAGATAGGTGTCGCCAGGGAAAAGTCAAGCCAAATGCTCATCAAGCTAAAAGAGTCGAGACTCGACATAGAGCTCAGTACCCCTGAAGGCAAACAAGGGCTAGACCACCTAAGTAGGGTTGTCGATCTCCTGAAAAGTGTCTACGGCGTCAACGTAAAAGTTGATTACTCGATTGTAAGAGGGCTAGGATACTACACGGGCTTCGTTTTCGAGGTAAAGCCAAAAACATCTAGCGACGTTGGTAGCATAGCGGGTGGAGGAAGATACGATGATCTTGTAAGCACGCTGGGCGGCCCCAAGCTGCCGGCAACAGGCATGGCTATAGGTGTCGACAGGCTTCTCGAGGTTCTAAAGCTCCAAGGGAAACCCACGATAACATACAACGAAGTCGACGTGTATATCATACCCCTAGCCAAAAAACAGGAAACAGTAGCAAAAGCCGTCGAGATAGCTAAAAAGCTCAGAAGGGAAGGGTTAAAAGTCATAGTAGAAGGCACAGATAGGAGCCTGGCAAAGGCACTAGAATATGCCTCGAAAAAGGGGTCCCGCTTCGTCATCATTATTGGCGAGAAAGAGCTCTCCAGCGGTACACTCACCATTAGGGATATGAAGGAATGGGTTGAACACAAGCTTCAAGAAGAAAAGGCCCTCGAAATGATAATTAATTCCCGAACGTAA